From the Halomonas meridiana genome, one window contains:
- a CDS encoding response regulator: MRILVVDDDPLAGEMTGALLEFQGHDVLLANDAMEATSQLDAHDDIAMIVSDMHMPLINGIELLHMLREQGVMLPFILLTGDTPDESLRQTPGLSACLQKDAALDTSLEHAVAHALGE; this comes from the coding sequence ATGCGAATATTGGTCGTAGACGACGACCCCCTAGCGGGGGAGATGACCGGGGCACTGCTAGAGTTTCAGGGCCACGATGTCCTACTCGCCAACGACGCCATGGAGGCTACCAGCCAGTTGGATGCCCATGACGATATCGCGATGATCGTCAGCGATATGCACATGCCGCTGATCAACGGTATCGAGCTGTTACACATGCTGCGTGAGCAGGGGGTCATGCTGCCGTTCATCCTGCTCACGGGCGATACGCCAGATGAGTCGCTGCGCCAAACACCGGGTCTTAGCGCTTGCCTGCAGAAAGATGCAGCGCTGGACACTTCGCTCGAGCACGCTGTCGCCCACGCGCTGGGTGAGTAG